The following coding sequences lie in one Pseudoxanthomonas sp. SE1 genomic window:
- a CDS encoding SapC family protein encodes MARYELLNNVSHRDMRIATGFGPEYGDDVGMVPAFPSEFAELQREYPIFLRKDPGTGEWQSVVLLGFEQRENLFLQDGRWNASYLPGAAARGPFLIGFQEQRIDGELMQEAVMHVDLDHPRVNFAAGEPVFLPQGGNTPYLEHVANVLRGIRDGSAYGAAMFAALEEKGLIQPVNLDVQLDERHRVSVNGLHGIDRERLAMLDGQALLELNRAGYLEGAYLMLASLHNVRRLMAEKQRRLRAQDAAVPAGKN; translated from the coding sequence ATGGCCCGCTACGAACTCCTCAACAACGTTTCACACCGGGACATGCGTATCGCCACCGGCTTCGGCCCCGAGTACGGCGATGACGTGGGCATGGTGCCGGCGTTCCCGAGCGAATTCGCGGAACTGCAGCGGGAATATCCGATCTTCCTGCGGAAAGACCCGGGTACGGGTGAGTGGCAATCCGTCGTGCTGCTGGGCTTCGAGCAGCGCGAGAACCTGTTCCTGCAGGATGGCCGGTGGAATGCGTCCTATCTCCCGGGTGCCGCCGCCAGGGGGCCGTTCCTGATCGGTTTCCAGGAACAGCGCATCGATGGCGAACTCATGCAGGAAGCGGTGATGCACGTGGACCTTGACCATCCCCGCGTCAACTTCGCCGCGGGCGAGCCGGTCTTCCTGCCGCAGGGTGGCAACACACCCTATCTCGAACACGTCGCCAACGTCCTGCGCGGGATCCGCGACGGCAGCGCCTACGGCGCGGCGATGTTCGCCGCGCTGGAAGAAAAAGGCCTGATACAGCCCGTCAACCTCGACGTACAGCTGGACGAGCGGCATCGTGTGTCCGTCAATGGGCTGCACGGCATCGACCGGGAACGCCTGGCCATGCTGGACGGGCAAGCGCTGCTGGAACTGAACCGTGCGGGCTATCTGGAAGGTGCGTACCTGATGCTGGCATCGCTGCACAACGTGCGTCGCCTGATGGCCGAAAAGCAGCGTCGCCTGCGCGCGCAGGATGCCGCCGTTCCAGCCGGCAAGAACTGA
- a CDS encoding cupin-like domain-containing protein — protein MADGTAMRTLENLSADALPLDALMAEGQPVVLKGIARAWGLVQAGLRSTREAMDYLRGFDAGVPVQYSFGGPDIAGRPFYNEDFTRLNVEVRRGLLAQVLDEIGRHLEDARPPTYYVASLLVDRALPGFTQDNDLGLAGYGIDAPPGIWIGNRVVASCHFDAPDNLACCAVGRRQFTLFPPEQIENLYPGPFEPTPGGQVVSVVDFDHPDPERHPRFSRALAAAQTALLEPGDAIFIPSMWWHHVRSLGPFNVLVNYWWRRSPAFLSSPLPALHHALWTLRDLPEREKQAWAKVFAYYVFGPAGQAGEHLPAQARDMLGPIDETQARRIRAMLIGRLNR, from the coding sequence ATGGCCGACGGCACGGCGATGCGCACGCTGGAGAACCTCAGCGCCGATGCGCTGCCGCTGGACGCATTGATGGCCGAAGGCCAGCCCGTGGTGCTGAAGGGCATCGCGCGCGCGTGGGGGCTGGTGCAGGCGGGGTTGCGGTCCACGCGCGAGGCGATGGACTATCTGCGCGGCTTCGATGCCGGTGTCCCCGTGCAGTATTCGTTCGGTGGCCCGGACATCGCAGGGCGTCCCTTCTACAACGAGGACTTCACGCGGCTCAACGTCGAAGTCCGGCGCGGCCTGCTCGCGCAGGTGCTGGACGAGATCGGCCGACATCTGGAGGATGCGCGACCACCGACCTACTACGTGGCATCGCTGCTGGTCGATCGCGCGCTTCCGGGTTTCACGCAGGACAACGATCTGGGGTTGGCTGGATACGGGATCGATGCGCCACCCGGCATCTGGATAGGCAACCGGGTGGTGGCGTCCTGCCATTTCGACGCACCCGACAACCTTGCCTGCTGTGCGGTGGGGCGGAGGCAGTTCACCCTGTTCCCGCCCGAGCAGATCGAGAATCTCTACCCGGGCCCGTTCGAGCCCACGCCCGGCGGCCAGGTCGTCAGCGTGGTCGATTTCGATCATCCCGACCCTGAGCGCCATCCGCGATTCAGTCGGGCGCTGGCCGCCGCGCAGACCGCGTTGCTGGAACCCGGCGACGCCATCTTCATCCCCAGCATGTGGTGGCACCACGTGCGCAGCCTCGGGCCCTTCAACGTGCTGGTGAACTACTGGTGGCGCCGTTCGCCGGCGTTCCTGTCTTCACCCTTGCCGGCGCTGCACCATGCGCTGTGGACGCTGCGCGACCTCCCGGAACGCGAGAAGCAGGCGTGGGCGAAGGTCTTCGCGTACTACGTGTTCGGTCCCGCCGGGCAGGCAGGGGAACACCTGCCTGCGCAGGCGCGCGACATGCTGGGACCCATCGACGAGACGCAGGCGCGGCGTATCCGCGCCATGCTGATCGGTCGCCTCAATCGCTGA
- a CDS encoding DUF6445 family protein, with product MLLARHPDIRITRQLVGREGAPLLVIDNLLADPERMLRKAATRHYVKQSSMFPGIRAPAPVSYQSFLEATLNPLLRECFDLAPGRFVFPMCHFSLVTQPPATLHFLQRVPHIDSVSSGGLATVHYLFRGAWGGTDFYRHRHTGFEYVDESRHAAYFERLAQESDKDAMPRVGYIDGDTPLFERVASVEGVFNRLIVYRRNALHSGRIGNDRVLPSDPMQGRLSINAFIDVVT from the coding sequence ATGCTGTTGGCCCGCCATCCGGATATCCGGATAACCCGCCAGCTGGTCGGGCGCGAGGGCGCGCCACTGCTGGTCATCGACAACCTGCTGGCCGATCCGGAGCGGATGCTGCGGAAAGCGGCCACGCGGCACTACGTGAAGCAGTCGTCGATGTTTCCCGGCATCCGCGCGCCCGCGCCGGTTTCCTACCAATCGTTCCTGGAGGCGACGCTCAACCCGCTGCTGCGCGAGTGCTTCGATCTGGCGCCGGGTCGCTTCGTGTTTCCGATGTGTCATTTCTCGCTGGTCACGCAGCCGCCGGCCACGTTGCACTTCCTGCAGCGCGTGCCGCACATCGATTCGGTGAGCAGCGGAGGTCTTGCGACAGTGCACTACCTGTTCCGCGGCGCGTGGGGCGGTACGGATTTCTACCGGCATCGCCATACCGGGTTCGAGTATGTCGACGAAAGCCGCCATGCGGCGTACTTCGAGCGACTGGCGCAGGAAAGTGATAAGGACGCCATGCCAAGGGTTGGCTACATCGACGGGGACACGCCGTTGTTCGAGCGGGTCGCCAGCGTGGAGGGCGTGTTCAACCGGCTCATCGTGTACCGGAGGAACGCGCTGCACTCGGGCAGGATCGGCAACGACCGGGTGCTGCCGTCGGACCCGATGCAGGGGCGGCTGTCGATCAACGCGTTCATCGATGTGGTGACCTGA
- a CDS encoding FdhF/YdeP family oxidoreductase produces MCHEATSVGLPASIGVGKGTVTLDDFALCDALFSFGHNPGTNHPRMLSTLREVSKRGVPIVAVNPLRERGLERFTSPQHPAEMLTNTATPIAQTYYQVRIGGDLALLKGMMKWLLDADATDLAAGGQGVLDHAFIAGHTEGLDALREDLARTTWDEIVEHSGLSRDDIADAARLYAKAERVILCYGMGMTQHRRGTQNVQQMANLMLLRGNIGKPGAGIAPIRGHSNVQGDRTVGITEKPTQALVDAIKRTYGFEFPLTHGHDAVEAVRAIRDGRSRALVCMGGNLAVAMPDPDTTIPAMRNLDLAVHIATKLNRSHLIPAKQAFLLPCLGRTERDVQASGLQSVTVEDSMSMVHASQGGLTPASEHLLSEPAIVAGIAKATLPQTRVDWDGLVGDYDRIRDDIEAVLPIFRDFNRRVREPGGFRLYIGASERDWGPGRKARFLVAPGLDEDPGIDRRELLTLTTIRSHDQYNTTIYGLDDRYRGISGRRDVVFLNREDMRSRGLEQGDRIEVASRMHGEGAATRTVSGFIAVEYDLPRGSAAMYYPEGNRLVPLDSHDPQSGTPAYKSIPVVVRKLCDPDPHAG; encoded by the coding sequence ATGTGCCACGAGGCGACCAGCGTCGGTTTGCCCGCATCCATCGGCGTGGGCAAGGGGACGGTCACGCTGGACGACTTCGCGCTGTGCGATGCGCTTTTCAGTTTCGGCCACAATCCGGGTACCAACCATCCGCGCATGCTGTCCACGCTGCGCGAGGTCTCGAAACGTGGCGTGCCCATCGTGGCGGTGAATCCGCTGCGCGAACGCGGGCTGGAGCGGTTCACCTCGCCACAGCATCCGGCGGAGATGTTGACCAACACCGCCACGCCGATTGCGCAGACCTACTACCAGGTCAGGATCGGCGGTGACCTGGCGTTGCTGAAAGGCATGATGAAGTGGCTGCTGGACGCCGATGCCACGGATCTTGCTGCAGGCGGGCAGGGTGTACTCGACCATGCCTTCATCGCTGGGCACACCGAGGGGCTGGATGCCTTGCGCGAGGACCTGGCGCGCACGACGTGGGACGAGATCGTCGAACACTCCGGCCTGTCGCGCGATGACATCGCCGACGCCGCGCGCCTCTATGCCAAGGCCGAGCGCGTGATCCTCTGCTACGGCATGGGCATGACCCAGCATCGGCGCGGTACCCAGAACGTGCAGCAGATGGCCAACCTGATGCTGCTGCGCGGGAACATCGGCAAGCCTGGCGCCGGCATCGCGCCGATCCGCGGCCACTCCAACGTGCAGGGCGACCGCACGGTGGGCATCACCGAGAAGCCGACGCAGGCGCTGGTCGATGCGATCAAGCGGACCTACGGCTTCGAGTTCCCGCTCACACACGGACACGATGCGGTGGAAGCGGTGCGGGCCATTCGCGACGGCCGTTCGCGGGCGCTCGTCTGCATGGGCGGCAACCTCGCTGTGGCCATGCCCGATCCGGACACGACGATCCCCGCGATGCGCAACCTCGACCTGGCCGTGCACATCGCCACCAAGTTGAACCGCTCGCACCTCATTCCGGCAAAGCAGGCCTTCCTGCTGCCCTGTCTCGGCCGCACCGAACGCGATGTGCAGGCCAGCGGGCTGCAGTCGGTGACGGTGGAGGACTCGATGTCGATGGTGCATGCCTCGCAGGGCGGCCTGACGCCGGCGTCGGAACATCTGCTCTCCGAACCGGCCATCGTCGCCGGCATCGCCAAGGCCACGTTGCCGCAGACCAGGGTGGACTGGGACGGACTGGTCGGCGACTACGACCGCATCCGCGACGATATCGAAGCGGTGCTCCCCATCTTCAGGGATTTCAACCGCCGCGTGCGCGAGCCGGGCGGATTCCGCCTGTACATCGGTGCATCCGAGCGCGACTGGGGCCCCGGCAGGAAGGCGCGCTTCCTGGTCGCCCCCGGCCTCGACGAAGATCCGGGCATCGACCGGCGCGAACTGCTGACGCTGACGACGATCCGTTCCCACGATCAATACAACACCACGATCTACGGTCTCGACGATCGCTACCGGGGCATCAGTGGCCGGCGCGATGTGGTGTTCCTGAATCGCGAGGACATGCGATCGCGTGGGCTGGAGCAGGGCGACAGGATCGAGGTGGCATCGCGGATGCATGGCGAGGGCGCCGCGACGCGCACGGTCTCAGGCTTCATCGCGGTCGAGTACGACCTGCCGCGCGGTTCGGCCGCCATGTACTACCCGGAAGGCAACCGGCTGGTGCCGCTGGACAGCCACGATCCGCAGTCGGGGACGCCGGCCTACAAGTCGATTCCCGTCGTCGTGCGGAAGCTGTGCGATCCGGACCCCCATGCCGGCTGA
- a CDS encoding TonB-dependent receptor, whose amino-acid sequence MSRKLARFKSTAMFTFVGGVLVINPAFGQETQAQAAQQAQEQTAPDATTLDTVVVTGLRNSLSQAMDIKRDSAGVVDAISAEDIGKFPDTNLAESLQRITGISIERRDGEGAQVTARGFGPQFNMVTLNGRQMPGADAFGASGQVAIGGVDGGTRAFNFAQLAAEAINGIEVYKTSQAQVPSGGIGATINILTARPFNYDGVVASAGAKVVSDQSQPFDNDFTPELSGIFSYTNPDKTFGVSLSASHQKRKGGSVQATENYWNVQPWTGTMPGDPTVVNAPAIGDLYARPNDLRYAFSDFERERVNGQAVVQFAPTDSLTLTLDYTYSTNEITENRGEQAMWLQNSNYTDIEFDTSGAVATPIYIREIAGTKDFGLEQQRSMQKYKLGSLGLNATWDVSDRFRLSFDAHNSKNESRPNDPLTGGGSIFMSIAGTNNCTTGPHCGGSWVQELVFNNGLPIGTQTWYPTTDDAIAGTNGVVNPGFVEGEIGSQVLRVNAQTQVSEIKQARIDGEWSFDQGRFQFGVDTNKSTTHRIQAAEAYSTLGDWGVANVDSDTAAGLVDLLRPVNLVGLFDDYNATSWPAWRGNAAELAQWAADQYGVGLGVSPQRAADNRVEEKTHSAYFQVELEGELGGMRTNTRLGVRYETTDVVSTSVIAIPEAIEWQANNDFRIVLSDEQQPFSEKASYSYILPNLDFSIDFTDELKGRASFGKSIARAPYGNLYAGPGAQQPFGSVLLDPSVRASGNAQNPSLKPLESDNLDLALEWYFADASYVSLTYWNKSVDNFIGNTVGQESLYGLRDPTSGPDAQAALDFLTSAACVTQVGAANAAACSANDTSLFTALALLRNDPAGLAAFDGTGAQTLATEAAYNLYGEADDPLYMFNVNRPINQNQSKLHGWELGGQYFFGDSGFGILANYTVVRGDVGYDDGGDPAIDQFALTGLSDTANAMFMYEKHGWSVRLAWNWRDEYLILANQGASRNPYYVEEYEQWDLSVNYTLNDHWSFGLEAINLTGEDVRWRARTDQMIVKLADQSPRYMVGVRYKF is encoded by the coding sequence ATGAGTCGCAAGTTGGCGAGGTTCAAGTCAACGGCCATGTTCACCTTCGTGGGTGGCGTACTGGTCATCAACCCCGCCTTCGGGCAGGAAACGCAGGCGCAAGCCGCCCAACAGGCACAAGAGCAGACCGCGCCCGACGCGACAACGCTGGACACCGTCGTGGTCACGGGCCTGCGCAACAGCCTCAGCCAGGCGATGGACATCAAGCGCGATTCCGCAGGCGTCGTGGATGCGATCAGTGCGGAAGACATCGGCAAATTCCCGGACACGAACCTCGCTGAATCCCTGCAGCGCATCACCGGCATCTCGATCGAGCGTCGCGATGGCGAAGGCGCGCAGGTCACGGCGCGCGGCTTCGGTCCCCAGTTCAACATGGTCACGCTCAACGGCCGGCAGATGCCGGGTGCGGACGCGTTCGGTGCTTCCGGACAGGTCGCCATCGGTGGCGTGGACGGCGGCACGCGCGCATTCAACTTCGCGCAGCTCGCGGCCGAAGCGATCAACGGCATCGAGGTCTACAAGACCAGCCAGGCGCAGGTGCCCAGTGGCGGCATCGGCGCCACCATCAACATCCTGACCGCACGACCGTTCAACTACGACGGCGTGGTGGCCAGCGCCGGCGCCAAGGTGGTTTCCGACCAGAGCCAGCCGTTCGACAACGACTTCACGCCGGAACTGTCGGGCATTTTCAGCTACACCAACCCGGACAAGACGTTCGGCGTGAGCCTGAGTGCGAGCCACCAGAAGCGCAAGGGTGGCTCGGTGCAGGCGACCGAGAACTACTGGAACGTGCAGCCGTGGACCGGGACGATGCCGGGCGATCCGACGGTGGTCAATGCGCCGGCCATCGGCGATCTGTACGCACGCCCCAATGATCTGCGCTATGCGTTCTCCGACTTCGAGCGCGAGCGCGTGAATGGCCAGGCCGTGGTGCAGTTCGCGCCGACCGACAGCCTGACCCTGACGCTGGACTACACCTATTCGACCAACGAGATCACCGAGAATCGCGGCGAACAGGCGATGTGGCTGCAGAACAGCAACTACACGGACATCGAGTTCGACACCAGCGGGGCCGTCGCCACGCCCATCTACATCCGCGAGATCGCCGGCACCAAGGATTTCGGCCTCGAACAGCAACGCAGCATGCAGAAGTACAAGCTCGGGTCGCTGGGCCTGAATGCGACATGGGATGTCAGCGACAGGTTCCGCCTGAGCTTCGATGCCCACAATTCGAAGAACGAAAGCCGGCCCAACGACCCGCTCACCGGCGGCGGCTCGATCTTCATGAGCATCGCCGGCACCAACAATTGCACCACCGGCCCGCATTGCGGCGGCTCGTGGGTGCAGGAGCTGGTGTTCAACAACGGCCTGCCGATCGGCACGCAGACCTGGTACCCGACCACCGACGACGCGATCGCCGGGACCAACGGCGTGGTCAATCCCGGATTCGTGGAGGGCGAGATCGGCTCGCAGGTGCTTCGCGTCAATGCGCAGACCCAGGTCAGCGAGATCAAGCAGGCGCGCATCGACGGCGAGTGGAGCTTCGACCAGGGCCGGTTCCAGTTCGGCGTGGACACGAACAAGTCCACGACGCATCGCATCCAGGCGGCGGAAGCATATTCCACGCTGGGCGACTGGGGCGTGGCCAACGTGGATTCGGACACGGCGGCTGGACTGGTGGACCTTCTCCGACCGGTCAACCTCGTCGGACTGTTCGATGATTACAACGCCACCAGCTGGCCGGCGTGGCGCGGCAACGCGGCCGAGCTCGCGCAGTGGGCGGCGGACCAGTATGGCGTGGGGTTGGGCGTGAGTCCGCAACGCGCGGCCGACAACCGGGTGGAGGAGAAGACCCATTCGGCGTACTTCCAGGTGGAACTGGAGGGCGAGTTGGGTGGCATGCGTACCAATACCCGGCTTGGCGTGAGGTACGAGACGACGGACGTCGTGTCGACCTCCGTGATCGCCATTCCCGAGGCCATCGAGTGGCAGGCCAACAACGACTTCCGCATCGTGCTGTCCGACGAACAGCAGCCCTTCAGCGAGAAGGCCAGCTACAGCTACATCCTGCCGAACCTGGACTTCAGCATCGATTTCACCGATGAACTGAAGGGGCGGGCGTCATTCGGCAAGAGCATCGCGCGTGCCCCCTACGGCAACCTGTACGCCGGCCCCGGCGCGCAGCAGCCCTTCGGTTCGGTGCTGCTCGATCCCTCCGTCCGCGCAAGCGGGAACGCGCAGAATCCGAGCCTGAAGCCGCTGGAATCGGACAACCTCGACCTGGCGCTGGAGTGGTACTTCGCCGATGCGAGCTACGTGTCGCTGACCTACTGGAACAAGTCGGTCGACAACTTCATCGGCAATACCGTCGGCCAGGAATCCCTGTACGGTTTGAGGGATCCCACCTCGGGCCCGGATGCGCAGGCCGCACTGGACTTCCTCACCAGTGCCGCGTGCGTGACCCAGGTGGGGGCCGCCAACGCGGCCGCGTGTTCCGCCAACGACACGTCGCTGTTCACCGCCCTTGCGCTGCTGCGCAATGATCCGGCCGGGTTGGCCGCGTTCGACGGTACCGGTGCGCAGACGCTGGCGACCGAAGCCGCCTACAACCTGTATGGCGAAGCCGACGATCCGCTGTACATGTTCAACGTCAATCGGCCAATCAACCAGAACCAGTCCAAGCTGCATGGCTGGGAACTCGGTGGCCAGTACTTCTTCGGCGACAGTGGCTTCGGCATCCTGGCCAACTACACCGTCGTGCGGGGTGACGTGGGCTACGACGATGGCGGCGATCCGGCCATCGACCAGTTCGCGCTGACCGGTCTCAGCGATACGGCCAACGCCATGTTCATGTACGAAAAACATGGTTGGTCGGTGCGTCTGGCGTGGAACTGGCGCGACGAGTACCTGATCCTCGCCAACCAGGGCGCGAGCCGCAATCCCTACTACGTGGAAGAGTACGAACAGTGGGACCTGAGCGTGAACTACACGCTCAACGACCACTGGTCGTTCGGGTTGGAGGCGATCAACCTGACCGGCGAGGACGTGCGCTGGCGCGCACGTACCGACCAGATGATCGTCAAGCTGGCCGACCAGAGTCCGCGCTACATGGTGGGCGTCCGCTACAAGTTCTGA
- a CDS encoding LacI family DNA-binding transcriptional regulator, with the protein MDKASRSFRRKGGAITIDEVAARAGVSPMTVSRVINGHGGVRDATRERVMLTVRELGYRPNLAASSLAAAQHTCIALIYTNPSSSYLRELLVGALRGSARAAAQLVIATWDTLDADSQRSAARELTKSVAGVILPPPLCESKAIVMEFIHAGVPVVSIASGRFSEMISCVRIDDHRASHDITAHLITHGHVRIGYIKGDPNQTASAHRLQGYRDALAEAGLAYDETLVQPGYFTYRSGLDAAENLLALPQPPTAIFASNDDMASAVVSVAHRRGLDVPRDLSVVGFDDTSAATMVWPELTTVHQPIASMADAAIDILQREIRRPHASARDIVNHVVPHKLVTRASVAVKRPGRSKRR; encoded by the coding sequence ATGGATAAAGCCAGCAGGTCGTTCCGGCGAAAAGGCGGCGCGATCACGATAGACGAGGTCGCGGCCCGCGCAGGTGTTTCGCCGATGACGGTATCGCGCGTGATCAATGGGCATGGCGGGGTACGCGACGCTACCCGCGAGCGCGTCATGCTGACAGTGCGCGAACTCGGGTACAGGCCCAATCTGGCGGCGAGTTCGCTTGCCGCGGCACAGCACACGTGCATTGCACTTATCTACACCAATCCAAGCTCAAGCTACCTGCGCGAACTGCTGGTGGGTGCCCTGCGCGGTTCGGCGCGTGCGGCGGCACAATTGGTCATCGCGACCTGGGACACGCTGGATGCGGACAGCCAGCGCAGCGCGGCGCGCGAGCTGACGAAGAGCGTGGCGGGCGTGATCCTGCCACCACCGTTATGCGAGTCCAAGGCGATTGTCATGGAATTCATCCACGCCGGCGTGCCCGTTGTCTCGATCGCCTCGGGCCGCTTCAGCGAAATGATCTCCTGCGTCCGCATCGACGACCATCGTGCCAGCCACGACATCACGGCACATCTGATCACCCACGGACATGTGCGGATCGGCTATATCAAGGGCGATCCAAACCAGACCGCCAGCGCCCATCGCCTCCAGGGATACCGGGATGCCCTGGCAGAGGCCGGCCTCGCATACGACGAAACGCTCGTCCAGCCAGGCTACTTCACCTACCGCTCGGGCCTGGATGCGGCAGAGAACCTGCTGGCGTTGCCCCAGCCGCCTACCGCGATTTTCGCCAGCAATGACGACATGGCCTCAGCCGTGGTCTCGGTCGCGCATCGCCGCGGCCTCGACGTGCCGCGGGACCTGTCTGTTGTCGGCTTCGACGATACGTCAGCGGCCACCATGGTCTGGCCGGAGCTCACCACCGTCCACCAGCCGATCGCGTCCATGGCTGATGCCGCGATCGACATCCTGCAGCGGGAAATCCGGCGTCCACACGCGTCCGCGCGGGACATCGTCAACCATGTTGTCCCGCACAAGCTGGTGACACGCGCCTCGGTCGCGGTCAAACGGCCGGGCAGGTCCAAACGCCGGTAG
- the fdhD gene encoding formate dehydrogenase accessory sulfurtransferase FdhD, with protein MPAERIDGLAEREIVDVAGGVSTVRQDQLAEEVPLAVHCNGEPLAVMMVSPRDLDDFAYGFALTELGLAADDLVSIAAQTLLEGIQLDLRTRHPLPARATGHQRWLPGRSGCGICGNRSLEDVIRQPASVGHGGPIASSALHAALFELEQRQPLNAATGAIHAAAWAGADGKVMLVREDVGRHNALDKLIGVMQREGTDTGSGFALITSRASYEMAAKAAVAGMPLLAAMSAPTALAVDLAGRCGLTLVGFLRGSRHVVYSHPWRLEPA; from the coding sequence ATGCCGGCTGAACGCATCGATGGATTGGCGGAGCGCGAGATCGTCGATGTTGCCGGTGGCGTGTCGACGGTCCGGCAGGACCAGCTGGCGGAGGAAGTCCCCCTGGCGGTCCACTGCAACGGCGAACCGTTGGCGGTGATGATGGTGTCGCCGCGCGACCTGGACGACTTCGCGTATGGATTTGCGCTGACCGAGCTGGGCCTTGCCGCCGACGATCTTGTGTCGATAGCCGCGCAGACATTGCTGGAAGGCATCCAGCTCGACCTTCGCACGCGCCATCCTTTGCCTGCGCGTGCCACGGGGCATCAACGCTGGCTGCCGGGGCGAAGTGGATGTGGCATCTGCGGCAACCGGAGTCTGGAAGACGTCATCAGGCAGCCAGCGTCCGTCGGGCATGGAGGCCCCATCGCCTCGTCCGCCTTGCATGCCGCATTGTTCGAACTCGAACAGCGGCAGCCACTGAATGCGGCTACCGGCGCGATACACGCGGCGGCATGGGCGGGGGCGGACGGGAAGGTGATGCTGGTGCGAGAGGATGTCGGACGCCACAACGCGCTAGACAAGCTGATCGGCGTGATGCAACGCGAAGGCACCGATACAGGATCGGGCTTCGCACTGATCACCAGCCGTGCGAGTTACGAGATGGCGGCGAAGGCTGCGGTCGCGGGAATGCCGCTGTTGGCGGCGATGTCGGCGCCCACTGCGTTGGCGGTGGATCTGGCAGGAAGGTGCGGCCTGACATTGGTGGGCTTTCTTCGTGGCAGCAGGCACGTGGTCTACAGCCATCCGTGGCGGCTTGAGCCAGCTTGA
- a CDS encoding tryptophan halogenase family protein: MPEGQIRKVVIAGGGTAGWLAACALSHQFRDRLDITLVESEQIGTVGVGESTVPPIRTFHRFLQIDEQEFLRAVAGTFKLSISFENWRRPGERYIHPFGITGQGTWAAAFHHFWLDSLRRDMPSDLGDFCLETLASRGDQFSLQTQPQVNYAYHFDAGLYAKFLRRIAEGYGLRRVEGKIREVRQHAHDGGVQALVLEDGQVIEGDLFIDCTGFRGLLIEQTLGTGYEDWNAWLPSDRAVAVQTESVGPPVPYTRAIAHEAGWRWHIPLQHRVGCGLVFSSRHMSDDEARAKLLRDAGAPAIRDPWLVPFRTGRRLKAWNKNVVALGLASGFIEPLESTSIHLAISAVVRLVQLFPFDGIASSLVELYNEVSRAEMEHVRDFIILHYHATQRDEPMWKACREMPLPDSLEIRLRAWRERAHAWQDPDELFRVDSWTHVLLGQGIQPGPPHPLARALADDDLRKLLDSIRQPIERAVAGMPSQQAFIDRYCKAGPEVWGNRPVPR, translated from the coding sequence ATGCCGGAAGGTCAGATCCGCAAGGTGGTCATCGCCGGTGGCGGTACCGCAGGCTGGCTGGCCGCCTGCGCACTGTCGCACCAGTTCCGCGACCGGCTGGACATCACCCTGGTGGAATCCGAGCAGATCGGCACTGTAGGCGTGGGAGAATCCACGGTACCGCCCATCCGCACGTTCCATCGCTTCCTGCAGATCGACGAGCAGGAGTTCCTGCGTGCAGTGGCCGGCACGTTCAAGCTCTCGATCTCGTTCGAGAACTGGCGCCGTCCAGGCGAGCGCTACATCCATCCCTTCGGCATCACCGGACAAGGCACGTGGGCGGCGGCGTTCCACCATTTCTGGCTGGACAGCCTGCGTCGTGACATGCCGTCGGACCTCGGCGACTTCTGCCTTGAGACGCTGGCCTCGCGAGGCGACCAGTTCTCGCTGCAGACCCAACCGCAGGTCAACTACGCGTACCACTTCGATGCCGGCCTCTACGCGAAATTCCTGCGCCGCATCGCCGAGGGCTACGGGCTCCGGCGCGTGGAGGGCAAGATCCGCGAGGTGCGGCAGCACGCGCACGATGGTGGAGTGCAGGCGCTGGTGCTGGAAGACGGGCAGGTCATCGAAGGCGATCTGTTCATCGATTGCACTGGGTTCCGGGGACTGCTGATCGAGCAGACGCTGGGTACCGGCTACGAAGACTGGAACGCATGGCTGCCCAGCGACCGGGCGGTCGCCGTGCAGACCGAGTCCGTCGGGCCGCCCGTGCCATACACCCGCGCCATCGCGCACGAGGCCGGCTGGCGTTGGCATATCCCGCTGCAGCATCGCGTGGGGTGTGGCCTCGTGTTCTCCAGTCGCCACATGTCCGACGACGAGGCGCGCGCCAAGCTGCTGCGCGATGCCGGCGCGCCGGCGATCCGCGATCCCTGGCTGGTGCCGTTCCGTACCGGACGCCGGTTGAAGGCATGGAACAAGAACGTGGTCGCACTGGGCCTGGCCAGCGGTTTCATCGAGCCGCTCGAATCGACCAGCATCCACCTGGCCATCAGCGCGGTGGTGCGGCTGGTCCAGCTGTTCCCGTTCGACGGCATCGCCTCGTCGCTGGTCGAGCTGTACAACGAGGTGAGCCGCGCGGAGATGGAGCACGTGCGCGACTTCATCATCCTCCATTACCACGCCACGCAGCGCGACGAGCCGATGTGGAAGGCGTGCCGTGAGATGCCGCTGCCGGACTCGCTGGAAATCCGCCTGCGCGCATGGCGCGAGCGCGCGCATGCCTGGCAGGATCCTGACGAACTGTTCCGGGTCGATTCGTGGACCCACGTACTGCTGGGGCAGGGCATCCAGCCGGGGCCGCCGCATCCGTTGGCGCGCGCGCTCGCGGACGACGACCTGCGCAAACTGCTGGATTCCATCCGCCAGCCCATCGAGCGTGCGGTCGCCGGCATGCCATCGCAGCAAGCCTTCATCGACCGCTACTGCAAGGCCGGCCCCGAGGTGTGGGGAAACCGGCCCGTGCCGCGCTAG